One genomic segment of Kiritimatiella glycovorans includes these proteins:
- a CDS encoding phosphoenolpyruvate carboxykinase (GTP), producing the protein MEPTHADLLKSKMSEDSYRKLTALENEKLFNFIGEYVELCEPDSVYMCDDSDEDAEYVRQRSLEIGEESKLARDGQTIHYDGYGDQARDKANTKFMVSRETLGDMGNLNCVEYEEGIAEIRDIAKGIMKGKQVIVKLFCECPTMSPFSIGCAQITDSCYVAHSEDILYRRGYEHFMNMKDDEKDDFFRFCHSAGELDERGCSVNLDQRRIYQDLDHNIVYSMNAQYAGNSVGLKKHSMRLAIKKSGQEGWLCEHMFIMGCRNANTDRTTYFVGAYPSACGKTSTAMIPGETIVGDDIAYFRNIDGEFRAANVERGIFGIIRDVNAKDDPVIFNTLQMPREMIFSNVLTGPDNLPYWQGMDVETPKEGFNHSGEWFEGKKDQKGNEIPLSHGNARYTIRMQYLDNLDPAWNDRSGVPVGGVLYGGRDSDTSVPVEESFDWEDGVVMKACTLESETTSATLGQEGVRKPQPMANLDFVSYPLGRYIQNNLDFVKDMKAAPSIFATNYFLRDAEGNIATSKLAKKVWLHWAEKRVHGEVDVYETPTGRIPKYEDLKPLFESLIGETYTEEDYRYQFTFRCDAWMAKLNRAIDYYKANVPDCPQHVYDRWNAAIGRIEAAKAQYGAMIEPGAYKG; encoded by the coding sequence ATGGAGCCAACACACGCAGACCTGCTCAAAAGCAAAATGAGCGAAGACAGTTATCGAAAACTCACCGCGCTGGAGAACGAGAAACTCTTCAATTTCATCGGTGAGTACGTGGAATTGTGCGAACCCGATTCGGTCTACATGTGCGACGACAGCGACGAGGACGCGGAGTACGTGCGTCAGCGGTCGCTGGAGATCGGCGAGGAGTCGAAACTCGCCCGCGACGGACAGACGATTCACTACGACGGCTACGGCGACCAGGCGCGCGACAAGGCCAATACGAAGTTCATGGTGAGCCGCGAGACGCTGGGCGACATGGGCAATCTCAACTGCGTCGAATACGAGGAAGGCATCGCCGAGATCCGCGACATCGCGAAGGGGATCATGAAGGGCAAGCAGGTCATCGTGAAACTCTTCTGCGAGTGCCCGACGATGAGCCCGTTCTCGATCGGCTGCGCGCAGATCACCGACTCGTGCTACGTGGCGCATTCCGAGGATATCCTCTACCGCCGCGGCTACGAGCACTTCATGAATATGAAGGACGACGAGAAGGACGACTTCTTCCGCTTCTGCCACAGCGCGGGCGAACTGGATGAGCGCGGATGCTCGGTCAACCTCGACCAGCGACGCATCTACCAGGACCTCGACCACAACATCGTCTACTCGATGAACGCCCAGTACGCCGGGAATTCGGTCGGGCTGAAAAAGCACTCCATGCGCCTGGCGATCAAGAAGTCCGGGCAGGAGGGCTGGCTCTGCGAACACATGTTCATCATGGGCTGCCGCAACGCCAACACCGATCGCACCACCTACTTCGTCGGCGCGTATCCCTCCGCCTGCGGCAAGACGTCCACGGCCATGATCCCGGGCGAGACGATCGTCGGCGACGACATCGCCTACTTTCGGAACATCGACGGCGAGTTCCGCGCGGCGAACGTGGAACGGGGCATCTTCGGAATCATCCGCGATGTCAACGCCAAGGACGATCCGGTGATCTTTAATACGCTGCAGATGCCGCGCGAGATGATCTTCTCGAACGTCCTCACCGGTCCCGACAACCTGCCGTACTGGCAGGGCATGGACGTGGAGACGCCCAAAGAGGGCTTCAACCACTCCGGCGAATGGTTCGAGGGCAAAAAGGACCAGAAGGGGAACGAGATTCCGCTCTCGCACGGCAACGCGCGCTACACGATCCGTATGCAGTACCTGGACAATCTCGATCCCGCCTGGAACGACCGCAGCGGCGTGCCCGTCGGCGGTGTGCTCTACGGCGGACGTGATTCAGATACCTCCGTGCCGGTCGAGGAGTCCTTCGACTGGGAGGACGGGGTCGTCATGAAGGCCTGCACCCTGGAGTCGGAGACTACGTCGGCGACGCTGGGACAGGAGGGGGTGCGCAAGCCGCAGCCGATGGCGAACCTCGACTTCGTCAGCTACCCGCTCGGACGCTACATCCAGAACAACCTGGATTTCGTCAAGGATATGAAGGCGGCGCCGAGCATCTTCGCGACGAACTACTTTCTGCGCGATGCGGAAGGTAATATCGCGACGAGCAAGCTCGCGAAAAAGGTCTGGCTGCACTGGGCCGAGAAGCGGGTTCACGGCGAGGTGGACGTGTACGAGACCCCCACGGGCCGTATCCCGAAGTACGAGGACCTCAAGCCGCTGTTCGAATCGCTGATCGGCGAGACGTACACGGAAGAGGACTACCGGTACCAGTTCACCTTCCGCTGCGACGCGTGGATGGCGAAACTGAACCGCGCGATCGACTACTATAAGGCGAACGTGCCGGACTGCCCGCAGCATGTCTACGACCGCTGGAACGCCGCGATCGGGCGGATCGAAGCGGCGAAGGCACAGTACGGCGCGATGATCGAACCCGGGGCCTACAAGGGCTGA
- a CDS encoding ParB/RepB/Spo0J family partition protein has product MAKQPRGLGRGLSSLMQDEPEASGGGAVTARGAEAVAVAAIRANPSQPRSVFGEEAMQDLVRSVHEHGVLQPLIVRPLDDGYELVAGERRLRAARMCGLEEVPCLVRASTSAQDSLEIALIENLQREDLNPVEEAEGYRRLIDAFELTQEEAARRVGRSRAAVTNALRLLDLPDGVKRMLAEGRISEGHAKLLLGLEADQEREHMAARVVREGLSVRALEKILRRGRAAPRRRKPPAGETDLPEEHARDLSDRLHRHFGTRVRLTPSRTLPGGRKQSGRIEIEFYGNDDLHRLLQTFGMAEDV; this is encoded by the coding sequence ATGGCGAAACAACCACGCGGACTGGGCCGCGGCCTCAGTTCTCTGATGCAGGACGAACCGGAGGCCTCCGGGGGCGGCGCCGTGACGGCGCGGGGCGCGGAGGCGGTCGCCGTAGCCGCGATCCGGGCCAACCCGTCCCAGCCCCGAAGCGTCTTCGGCGAGGAGGCCATGCAGGATCTCGTCCGCTCGGTCCACGAGCACGGCGTGCTCCAGCCGCTGATCGTGCGGCCGCTCGACGACGGATACGAACTCGTCGCCGGCGAGCGCCGCCTGCGCGCCGCCCGGATGTGCGGGCTCGAAGAGGTGCCCTGTCTCGTACGCGCATCGACGTCGGCGCAGGATTCGCTCGAGATCGCCCTGATCGAGAATCTGCAGCGCGAGGATCTCAACCCCGTCGAAGAGGCGGAGGGCTATCGCCGTCTCATCGACGCCTTCGAGCTGACGCAGGAAGAGGCCGCGCGCCGGGTGGGCCGCTCGCGCGCGGCGGTGACCAACGCCCTGCGACTGCTCGACCTGCCCGACGGCGTAAAACGGATGCTCGCTGAAGGGCGAATCTCCGAGGGGCATGCCAAGCTCCTGCTGGGACTCGAGGCCGATCAGGAGCGGGAACACATGGCCGCCCGGGTCGTGCGCGAGGGGTTGTCGGTACGCGCGCTGGAGAAGATCCTGCGCCGCGGCCGCGCAGCCCCGCGGCGGCGCAAGCCCCCGGCCGGAGAAACCGATCTCCCGGAAGAACACGCGCGCGACCTCTCCGACCGTCTGCATCGCCATTTCGGCACCCGCGTGCGGCTCACGCCCAGCCGCACCCTGCCCGGCGGACGCAAGCAGAGCGGCCGCATCGAGATCGAGTTCTACGGCAATGACGACCTGCACCGGCTGCTGCAGACGTTCGGAATGGCCGAGGACGTATGA
- a CDS encoding M48 family metalloprotease: protein MTQEHPQPADPEKARQYERMQHTLFAVKIIAGAALLAAYQLSGMSETLAAGLRLRFGAWPVVNGAYILISVFGMAAILFPLSYYGDFVLEHQFGMSRQRFSSWMTDYLKSLAIDLVFALVFFEILYALLRWTPELWWVWATAVYVAFSVVLTAVAPALILPLFYKYEPLDRPELNRKIEAMMAAEGLDVIGVYTWGLAEKTRAANAALAGLGRSRRIILGDTLLEHYDEDEILAILAHELGHYRGRDTTRLIAAGTVLAAAGFYLADLALSYLLEQLAIGAVYDIAGLPVLLFCLLLFSVVSMPLSNAYSRKREFAADAFAARRTENGEALARALDKLADQNLADREPPRWIEFLLHSHPSIGRRIAAIRPPDARN, encoded by the coding sequence ATGACGCAGGAGCATCCCCAGCCGGCCGATCCGGAAAAGGCGCGCCAGTACGAGCGCATGCAGCACACGCTGTTCGCGGTCAAGATCATCGCAGGCGCCGCGCTGCTCGCCGCCTACCAGTTAAGCGGCATGTCGGAAACGCTCGCGGCCGGCCTCCGGCTCCGTTTCGGCGCGTGGCCGGTGGTCAACGGCGCCTACATCCTCATCTCGGTTTTCGGCATGGCGGCGATCCTCTTCCCGCTCTCCTACTACGGCGATTTCGTGCTCGAACACCAGTTCGGGATGTCGCGGCAGCGATTCAGTTCGTGGATGACGGACTACCTGAAGTCGCTGGCGATCGATCTCGTCTTCGCGCTGGTGTTTTTCGAGATCCTCTACGCCCTGCTGCGCTGGACTCCAGAACTCTGGTGGGTGTGGGCGACGGCGGTCTACGTGGCCTTCAGCGTCGTCCTCACCGCCGTGGCGCCCGCACTGATCCTCCCGCTTTTCTACAAGTACGAACCGCTGGACCGGCCGGAGCTGAACCGGAAGATCGAGGCGATGATGGCCGCGGAGGGGCTGGATGTGATCGGCGTCTACACCTGGGGTCTGGCGGAGAAGACGCGGGCCGCGAACGCCGCACTGGCGGGACTCGGCCGCTCGCGCCGGATCATCCTCGGCGACACGCTGCTGGAGCACTACGACGAGGACGAGATCCTCGCGATCCTGGCCCATGAGCTGGGCCACTACCGGGGCCGCGACACCACGCGCCTGATCGCGGCGGGCACGGTGCTGGCCGCGGCGGGGTTCTACCTCGCCGACCTCGCGCTGAGTTACCTGCTCGAACAGCTCGCCATCGGCGCCGTGTACGATATCGCCGGGCTGCCCGTCCTGCTCTTCTGCCTGCTGCTCTTCTCGGTGGTCTCCATGCCCCTGTCGAACGCCTACTCGCGGAAGCGCGAGTTCGCCGCCGACGCCTTCGCGGCCCGCAGGACGGAGAACGGCGAGGCGCTGGCGCGCGCGCTCGACAAGCTCGCCGACCAGAATCTCGCCGACCGCGAGCCGCCGCGCTGGATCGAGTTCCTGCTGCATTCGCATCCGTCGATCGGACGGCGGATCGCCGCGATCCGCCCGCCCGACGCGCGAAACTGA
- the glnA gene encoding type I glutamate--ammonia ligase, with the protein MKTPRDVLEFVNKENIRVIDLRFMDFPGLWQHFSVPAHEIDEDAFEEGLGFDGSSIRGWQAINESDMLVKPVAETAFVDPFFAEKTLVMICNICDPITGEEYTRDPRNIARKAEAFVQGSGIADTAFFGPEAEFFIFDDIRFDQNVQSGYYFIDSVEGRWNTGRQEDPNLGYKPRYKEGYFPVPPTDSMQDIRTEMMLTMEDLGIDIECQHHEVASGGQAEIDMRFAPLVEMSDKMLKYKYVIKNVAKKHGKTVTFMPKPLWNDNGTGMHVHLSLWRDGENLFAGDGYAGMSEQAMYAIGGVLKHAPALLAFTNPTTNSYKRLVPGFEAPVNLAYSSRNRSAAVRIPMYSNSPKAKRFEFRCPDPSCNPYLAFSAMLMAAADGIVNKIDPGEALDKDIYDLPPEEMAKVDKTPESLHAALMALKADHEFLLKGDVFTQDVIDTWIEYKMENEVQALALRPHPWEFALYYDI; encoded by the coding sequence ATGAAGACGCCGAGAGACGTACTGGAGTTTGTGAACAAGGAGAACATACGGGTCATCGATCTTCGGTTCATGGATTTTCCCGGGTTGTGGCAGCACTTTTCGGTGCCCGCGCACGAGATCGACGAGGACGCGTTCGAGGAGGGGCTGGGGTTTGACGGATCGAGCATCCGCGGCTGGCAGGCGATCAACGAGTCGGATATGCTGGTGAAGCCGGTGGCGGAGACGGCGTTTGTCGATCCGTTCTTTGCGGAAAAGACGCTGGTGATGATCTGCAACATCTGCGATCCGATCACGGGCGAGGAATACACGCGCGATCCCCGCAACATCGCGCGGAAGGCGGAGGCGTTCGTTCAGGGGTCGGGGATTGCCGACACGGCGTTCTTCGGTCCGGAGGCGGAATTCTTCATCTTCGACGACATCCGGTTCGATCAGAACGTGCAGTCGGGCTACTACTTCATCGATTCGGTGGAGGGGCGCTGGAACACGGGCCGGCAGGAGGACCCGAATCTCGGGTACAAGCCGCGCTACAAGGAGGGCTATTTCCCGGTCCCGCCGACCGACAGCATGCAGGACATCCGGACGGAGATGATGCTGACGATGGAGGATCTGGGCATCGACATCGAGTGTCAGCACCACGAAGTGGCCTCCGGCGGTCAGGCGGAGATCGATATGCGTTTCGCCCCGCTGGTCGAGATGTCCGACAAGATGCTGAAGTATAAGTACGTCATCAAAAACGTCGCCAAGAAGCACGGTAAGACGGTGACGTTCATGCCGAAGCCGCTCTGGAACGACAACGGCACGGGCATGCACGTCCACCTGTCGCTGTGGCGCGACGGGGAGAATCTGTTCGCGGGCGACGGTTACGCCGGGATGTCCGAGCAGGCGATGTACGCGATCGGCGGGGTGCTCAAACACGCCCCGGCGCTGCTGGCGTTTACCAATCCGACGACCAACAGCTACAAGCGCCTGGTCCCCGGGTTCGAAGCGCCGGTGAACCTGGCCTACTCGAGCCGTAACCGCAGTGCGGCGGTGCGGATCCCGATGTACTCGAATTCGCCCAAGGCGAAGCGGTTCGAGTTCCGCTGTCCGGACCCGAGCTGCAACCCGTACCTCGCGTTCTCGGCCATGCTGATGGCCGCCGCGGACGGGATCGTCAACAAGATCGATCCGGGCGAAGCGCTCGACAAGGACATCTACGACCTCCCGCCGGAGGAGATGGCGAAGGTCGACAAGACGCCGGAATCGCTGCACGCGGCGCTCATGGCGCTCAAGGCGGACCACGAATTCCTGCTCAAGGGCGATGTCTTTACGCAGGACGTGATCGACACGTGGATCGAGTACAAGATGGAGAACGAGGTTCAGGCACTGGCCCTCCGTCCCCATCCGTGGGAATTCGCGCTGTACTACGACATCTGA